Sequence from the Burkholderia sp. GAS332 genome:
AGACCCTTCAACTGATCCAGCGAAGCACGCAGCGGTGAAGCGTAAATCTCGTTCCGCTGCTTCGGATCCTTTGTGTAAGCATCCCAGAACCACTTCATCATCGGCCGGGTCAGGAAATGGCCTTCCGGATAGGCGTTGTACGAGCCGTCGTTGAAGTTGTTGTCCGTCACCGGCCACATGAGACCTTGAAAGCGGATTGCGGGGCCCTGCTTGTTCTTCGCCATCAGGGAGACGACCGCGGCCATATTGCCGCCGACGCTGTTGCCCACTACCGCGAGGCGGCTGCCGTCCACGCCGATTTCATTGCCATGTTCCGCGACCCACTTGGTGGCCGCGTACGCCTGGTTGATCGCCACCGGGTAACGCGCTTCGGGCGACGGCGTGTAATTGACAAACACCGCGACTGCCCCGGATTGCACGACGAGGTCGCGCACGAGCCGCTCGTGGGTCTGGAAGTCGCCAAGGATCCAGCCGCCGCCGTGGAAGAACATGAAGACCGGCAACGTACCCGTTGCGCCTTGCGGCCGCACGATCGTGATCGGCACAGTGATGCCGTCCTGTTCGATGGTCTTGTTCGACACATCAATGCCGGACAGATCCACCTTGACGCCGTTCTGCGCGCCGATCAGCACCTGGCGCGCCTGGGCCGGTGTCATCGTGTTGATTGCCGGTCCCGTGCCGCTGTTCAGTGCTTTCAGGAACTGACTGGTCACCAGATCGGGCGATGCCGGTGTTGCCGGGGCTGCGGCAATGGCGAGCGTGGAACTGACCGCAAGAACGGTGGCGAGCAGCAACGGTTTGAAGGTCTTCATGGTTTGTTCCTCGGTGAGTCGGTTGGGCGTGTGGTTAAACGATCGTGAGCGTGACGTCGATGTTGCCGCGGGTGGCGTTCGAGTACGGGCAGACGATGTGCGCCTTGTCGACCAGTGCCTGGGCCGCTTCGCGTGTCATGCCGGGGAGGGAGATCTTCAATTCGACTTCGATACCGAAGCCGTTCGGGATAGCGCCGATGCCGACGCTGCCGTCAATCGAGACGTCCGCTGGGAGGGCGACCTTGTCGCGCGCTGCCACGAACTTCATCGCGCCGAGGAAGCAGGCGCTGTAGCCGGCGGCAAACAGCTGCTCGGGATTGGCGCCCTCGCCGCCCGCACCGCCCAATTCCCTAGGCGTGGTCAACTTGAAGTCGAGATTGCCTGCGGGGACAACCGCACGGCCGTCGCGGCCGCCGGTGGCGTGGGCATGGGCGCGGTAGAGAACTTTTTCGAGTGACATGGTGAAGCTCCTTTAAAAGAGAAAAGCAATCAGGTTTTGCTATCTACTACTAGATAGATTCAATCACAAAAAAAACAGATGATTCGACATCACATTCACCCCTCTTGTCTATCTACTCAAAGATAGACAAGAGGGCCAAACAAAGAGGTGGCTCACCACCTCAAATCGACTGCGTTATCGCGCAATCCTCACCGAAGCCTCGACATCTTCCAGTCGAGCCTTGGTGTGAAACAGTCGGCTCGCCAGCACACTGCCCTGAAAAGCCGCATAGAGGGCGCGCGCCGCGTTTTCCGGTTTGCCGTTCACCGCCAGCGTATGTTCCTGCGCGCCTTGCGCCAGAACCTTGGCCAGCCAGCTTTCATTAGCCTTAAAAAAAGCCTGCACCGCTTGCCGGATGTTATCGGGCAGCGACCCGATATCGGCAGCGAGCATGCCGCACAGGCAGATCTGATCGCCGTTACCCAGGGTCCTGCCAAACAGCTTTCCGTACTTGTTGAGCTTTGCGTCGGCCGGCAACGAAGCGTCGATTGCGTGGATGGCGTTGAGTACTTCCTTGCTGTACTCGTTGACCGCTTCCAGCACCAGATCGTCTTTCGACGGAAAGTAGTAATGGATGCTCGAGGTCTTTACGCCAACCAGACTGGACAGATCACGGTAGCTAAACCCGTTGTAACCACGCAGCATGATGAGCGTGATTGCATGGTCGAGGATCTGTTCGCGCACTGTCGTTGTCGTTTCCATGGATCGAACTATATCTACTCATAGATAGACTGTCAAGCGGCTCCTTCGACTGATTTCGCGTGGGCTGTCGATCCTTGCGATGTCATCATCCCGGACCTGCAAACTGCCTCACATCAGAAGTATGACAATGCGAAGGTGCGGGTCAACGCACGCGATGCGGCAGATACCACCGGTGAAATCGACTATCAGCACCAGCGCGCGTCTTGGCAACGACGCGACTATGAATTTTTTCTGTCACCCAGGACAATTTTGTGGATATTCACCGGATACACCCAGTCGCGAGCCTGGCGCTCGATGAGATCCATAAATGCTGGGGGGCCACTGCAGTAGATCTGCGTGTTCGCATGGGCCGGGCTCATCGCGTGAGACGTTGTCTGCTCCAATCGGTCAGCATTCAAGCCAAAATGGTGATGAACCCCACCCTCGCTTTTAAGCGCGTCAAGCTCTTCCCGAAAGACGGCACGTTCAGGTGATCGAGCGAAGTTGTGCAGCTCGAATTTTTGACCTGCCGAGGCAAGCCGATTCGCGATGCCAGCGATCGATGCGGCGCCAACGCCACCAGCAAAAAGGATGGATCGGGTGCCATCGTCTAAAACAACTGTAGGACTCCGTGGCGTTACGATAAACGCCTCATCTCCTTGACTCAACGAGATCTCGGCTGTTTCTGTGTCGGTGCCGCGATCCTCCTGTCTCACAGCGATGACATAAGCACGCGGCTGAGACGTAGAACCGCACAGGGGATATATTCTCTCCTTGCAGATGACATTGTCGTGAACAAGTGTGACGCAAGCGCCATCGTCAAACGACGGAAGCTCCGATCGAGACCTGGTTTGAAGCTCAACGGCATGGTAACTCTCGGCAAGTTGCCATTTGCGTGTGATGATGACTGGGAGGAGGTTGTCGTGCATGTCTTCTCCAATAGGACCTTCGACTTCCGAAATCGGGAGTTCGTCGATGCATGGATTGCATGAGATGGCCGGTCCAGGAAACTGTTCGAAGGACCGCTGAATGTTAGATTCAGGTTAGGGCGCGAGAAATCCACGAGCAAGCCGTCCAGCGCGCATACCACCTATATAACTACGCTGATAAAGGGTGGCCGTTGGTTTGGTGTCGCAAGGGGTTCCGCTGGTCGATCCAGCGAAAGCTCGTAGTATTAAGTAAGCGGTCGCCGCATTCTTCAGTTCGAAGATTCGGGTTGTTCAACCGCGCCTCAGGCGCCAAAGTGTGAGTGCACCGTGAACCTCGAATGCGGCCACGCCTTCTCGTTCAGCCCTGACGGCGAAGACTTCCTGCTCGATGGCGAGCCGTTCCAGATTCGCAGCGGCGAGATGCACCCGGCCCGCATCCCGCGCGAGTATTGGCAACATCGAATCAGAATGGCCAAGGCGATGGGGATGAACTGCATCGCCTTGTACATCATGTGGAATTACCACGAGACGCATCCGGGCGGGTTCGATTTCCACAGCGGCAACCGCGATATCGAGGCCTTCATCCGGCTGTGTCAGTCCGAGGGAATGTGGGTGCTGCTGCGCCCCGGGCCTTACGTCTGCGCCGAATGGGATCTTGGGGGCCTCCCCTCTTACCTGTTGAGCGATCCGGACATCCAGTTGAGGACCGACTCGGCCACCGATGCGCGCTACATGGCGGCGGTGGCTCGCTACATCGAGGAACTGATCCCGCGTATCAAGCCGTTGCTGATCCATCACGGCGGACCGATCCTGATGATCCAGATCGAGAATGAATTCGGTTCGTATGCGAGCAATCCGGCTTACCTCGAAGAGCTGAGGCAGCTTTGGCTCAAAGGAGACATAGCAGGGCCGTTCTACACCGAAGACGGCCTCCCGCAACTCGAACGCAATCGCACCACGGTAACCGGTGGTGCGATTGCGTTGAGCAATGGCGACGCGGCACAAATCGCAACCGTCCGCCGGGAATTCCCCACGGTGCCCGCGCTAGCCGGTGAGGTGTACCCAGGCTGGCTCACTCATTGGGGCGAACCGGGTTTCGCCGGGACGAACTACGACCTCTCGCAAATCTTGACCGCGTTCATGCAGTCGAAGCGGTCGTTCAATCTGTATGTCATTCACGGCGGTACGAGCTTTGGTTTCTATGCCGGCGCGAACGTGGATGACTCAGGCAACTATCAGCCGGACATCACCAGCTACGACTATTCGGCGCCGATCAACGAACAGGGCATGACGACGCCGAAGTACATGAAGTACCGCGACATCATCGGCGGCTACCTATCTGAGCCGTTGCCCGATATACCCGACGCCATCGCCACGCTCGAATGCACGCGCATCGATGCTTTGATGCCAACGCTCTACGCGTCGATCTGGGACAACCTACCCACGGCACTGCCGCGCGAACAGAGCGTCGAACCACAGTCCTTTGAAAGTTATGGCCAAGCGTTTGGCTTCGCGCTGTACCGCAAGCAGTTGCAAGAGTATGCGAGCGGTGTGCTGGATATCGGCAGTGTTCATGACTATGCGACGGTTTTTGTCGGCGAACATTACGCGGGCGGCGTGTCGAGGACACAAATACCACGGGAGTACGCGCAGCCGCTTCACGTAATGCATCGCGCGCCGCTCGCCCTTCCCTTGACGTTGCCGGAGCACGAGTCGAACCGAGGTGGCCCGGTATCGTTAGAGATCTTCGTGGAGGGCATGGGGCGGGTCAACTTCGGCCCCGCGCTCGTCGACCGTAAAGGACTGCTCGACCCGGTCAGGATGAAAATCGCCGATGGGTCGTTCTCCACGCTCGATGGCTGGGAAGTCTTCCCGTTGCCGATGGATGAGACGTTTATCGCCAACCTGAAGGAAAGCTGCACGAACCCGCTGAAGCCCGGGTTGTTTTTCAAGGCAAGCTTGCTGCTGGATGAAGTCGGCGACACCTGGCTCGACATGAGCAACTGGACCAAGGGCGTCGTCTGGGTCAACGGGCACAATCTCGGACGCTACTGGAATATCGGTCCGCAAAGGCGCTTGTATTGCCCTGCCCCGTGGCTCGTGCAAGGTGACAACGAGGTGCTTATCTTCGACTTGCACCAGACCAAGGCGACGCCGATGGAACTGGCGGATACGTTGTCTTAGCGCGAACGCAGCGGGCCGATGGCAGGCATGCGGCCACATCCACTTCACTACTCCGCTTCA
This genomic interval carries:
- a CDS encoding beta-galactosidase; its protein translation is MNLECGHAFSFSPDGEDFLLDGEPFQIRSGEMHPARIPREYWQHRIRMAKAMGMNCIALYIMWNYHETHPGGFDFHSGNRDIEAFIRLCQSEGMWVLLRPGPYVCAEWDLGGLPSYLLSDPDIQLRTDSATDARYMAAVARYIEELIPRIKPLLIHHGGPILMIQIENEFGSYASNPAYLEELRQLWLKGDIAGPFYTEDGLPQLERNRTTVTGGAIALSNGDAAQIATVRREFPTVPALAGEVYPGWLTHWGEPGFAGTNYDLSQILTAFMQSKRSFNLYVIHGGTSFGFYAGANVDDSGNYQPDITSYDYSAPINEQGMTTPKYMKYRDIIGGYLSEPLPDIPDAIATLECTRIDALMPTLYASIWDNLPTALPREQSVEPQSFESYGQAFGFALYRKQLQEYASGVLDIGSVHDYATVFVGEHYAGGVSRTQIPREYAQPLHVMHRAPLALPLTLPEHESNRGGPVSLEIFVEGMGRVNFGPALVDRKGLLDPVRMKIADGSFSTLDGWEVFPLPMDETFIANLKESCTNPLKPGLFFKASLLLDEVGDTWLDMSNWTKGVVWVNGHNLGRYWNIGPQRRLYCPAPWLVQGDNEVLIFDLHQTKATPMELADTLS
- a CDS encoding Acetyl esterase/lipase; this encodes MKTFKPLLLATVLAVSSTLAIAAAPATPASPDLVTSQFLKALNSGTGPAINTMTPAQARQVLIGAQNGVKVDLSGIDVSNKTIEQDGITVPITIVRPQGATGTLPVFMFFHGGGWILGDFQTHERLVRDLVVQSGAVAVFVNYTPSPEARYPVAINQAYAATKWVAEHGNEIGVDGSRLAVVGNSVGGNMAAVVSLMAKNKQGPAIRFQGLMWPVTDNNFNDGSYNAYPEGHFLTRPMMKWFWDAYTKDPKQRNEIYASPLRASLDQLKGLPPALIQVAQSDVLRDEGEAYGRKLDAAGDEVTTVRYNGTIHDFGLLNALAGDAPTKAATRQLANELQARLK
- a CDS encoding vanillate O-demethylase ferredoxin subunit, producing MHDNLLPVIITRKWQLAESYHAVELQTRSRSELPSFDDGACVTLVHDNVICKERIYPLCGSTSQPRAYVIAVRQEDRGTDTETAEISLSQGDEAFIVTPRSPTVVLDDGTRSILFAGGVGAASIAGIANRLASAGQKFELHNFARSPERAVFREELDALKSEGGVHHHFGLNADRLEQTTSHAMSPAHANTQIYCSGPPAFMDLIERQARDWVYPVNIHKIVLGDRKNS
- a CDS encoding peroxiredoxin, Ohr subfamily; translated protein: MSLEKVLYRAHAHATGGRDGRAVVPAGNLDFKLTTPRELGGAGGEGANPEQLFAAGYSACFLGAMKFVAARDKVALPADVSIDGSVGIGAIPNGFGIEVELKISLPGMTREAAQALVDKAHIVCPYSNATRGNIDVTLTIV
- a CDS encoding transcriptional regulator, TetR family — its product is METTTTVREQILDHAITLIMLRGYNGFSYRDLSSLVGVKTSSIHYYFPSKDDLVLEAVNEYSKEVLNAIHAIDASLPADAKLNKYGKLFGRTLGNGDQICLCGMLAADIGSLPDNIRQAVQAFFKANESWLAKVLAQGAQEHTLAVNGKPENAARALYAAFQGSVLASRLFHTKARLEDVEASVRIAR